One Streptosporangium becharense genomic window, GCCGCGGCACCGACAGCGACCTGCACGTGGAACCGCACGAGATCGAGATCCTCGCGGAGGTCACGTCCACCGGCTCCGACCGTGACCGCCTCACGAAGATGAACCGCTACGCCTGGGCCGAGTGCGGGTGGTACCGGATCATCGACCAGAACACTCTGGTCATCGATGTACACCGGCTCGACGGAGATCTCTGCCGGCAGGCGGCCGCCATCGCCCTCGGCACCGCGGCCCCCCTGCCCGGCCCCGTCCCCCTGACCATCGCCCCTGGAACGCTCACCTGAGCGCGAGAGGCCGGCCGCCACGGCCGTCTCGTGCCGGTGACGCGGTCAGCGGACCGGGTACCCCGCCCGGCGGATGGTCTCCTTGACCTCACCGATCTTGAGCTGGCCGAAGTGGAACACCGACGCGGCCAGCACCGCGTCGGCTCCCGCCTCGATCGCCGGAGGGAAGTCGGCCAGCGTGCCCGCGCCACCGCTGGCGATGACCGGGACCGACACGACTTTCCGCACCGCGCGGAGCAGCTCCAGGTCGTAGCCGTCGCGGGTGCCGTCGCCGTCCATCGAGTTGAGCAGGATCTCCCCCGCCCCCAGTTCCTCGCCCCGGCGGGCCCACTCGACCGCGTCGAGACCGGTACGGCGGCGGCCGCCGTGGGTCGTCACCTCGAAACCCGACGGGGTCGGCGGGCCGTCGACCACCCGCCGGGCGTCCACCGACAGCACGACGCACTGCGCGCCGTACCGCTGCGCCGCCTCGGTCAGCAGCTCCGGCCGGGCGATCGCCGCGGTGTTCAGGCCGACCTTGTCGGCGCCCGCGCGCAGCAGCCGGTCGACGTCCTCGACCGAGCGCACGCCCCCGCCCACGGTCAGCGGGATGAACACCTGCTCGGCCGTCCGGCGCACCACGTCGTACATCGTGGACCGGTCGGAGCTGGAGGCGGTGATGTCGAGGAACGTCAGCTCGTCG contains:
- a CDS encoding Uma2 family endonuclease, with product MSICNKGYGCSSCGPAACRASASERARRRLRARRRLRAGRPPETGPVNDRLDSDTVFAPDIPVFRRGTDSDLHVEPHEIEILAEVTSTGSDRDRLTKMNRYAWAECGWYRIIDQNTLVIDVHRLDGDLCRQAAAIALGTAAPLPGPVPLTIAPGTLT
- the hisF gene encoding imidazole glycerol phosphate synthase subunit HisF → MSVAVRVIPCLDVDAGRVVKGVNFENLRDAGDPVELARRYDEEGADELTFLDITASSSDRSTMYDVVRRTAEQVFIPLTVGGGVRSVEDVDRLLRAGADKVGLNTAAIARPELLTEAAQRYGAQCVVLSVDARRVVDGPPTPSGFEVTTHGGRRRTGLDAVEWARRGEELGAGEILLNSMDGDGTRDGYDLELLRAVRKVVSVPVIASGGAGTLADFPPAIEAGADAVLAASVFHFGQLKIGEVKETIRRAGYPVR